In a genomic window of Branchiostoma floridae strain S238N-H82 chromosome 19, Bfl_VNyyK, whole genome shotgun sequence:
- the LOC118406929 gene encoding uncharacterized protein LOC118406929: MTIVERGRMIWPCPSGCEDAQRLVTATDTGDPNPLLIAAVRGGIWSRLVEHTAFRSLDLAELLAKEEDISVDQATMLTTLLHTTLFDHYDILQTVRFAGKSPLTCILRELRMIKGRVLL; the protein is encoded by the exons ATGACGATCGTAGAACGTGGGCGCATGATCTGGCCATGTCCATCTGGATGTGAGGACGCCCAGCGTTTGGTAACCGCAACAGACACGGGAGACCCCAACCCACTCCTGATAGCAGCAGTGCGGGGCGGAATCTGGTCACGTCTAGTGGAACACACGGCATTCCGGTCGCTGGATTTAGCGGAG CTCTTGGCGAAGGAAGAGGACATCAGTGTCGACCAGGCCACTATGCTGACGACACTCCTCCACACGACGCTGTTTGATCACTATGATATCCTTCAGACCGTCAGGTTTGCAGGAAAGTCGCCCCTCACGTGCATTTTACGCGAGCTTAGGATGATCAAGGGGCGTGTCTTATTGTAA
- the LOC118407158 gene encoding uncharacterized protein LOC118407158: MEPPHVGRKVGELAVAVLEGSQSLIALKVPISTTAPATPWEESFSSKLRLKGWSEDGYVRLFDIQNHCLGNPMSQDVELITIDSIPDDMRKEAMQADIEDKMRTMFLEEEGVHTRSKIRQLQKYDTVDGRTVTILSCSHFNQEKLIVVFEGDQENVPHVISKDFLNLQKKGIKLQSDAEIDTMIEAVGKLLQGLPGTNLQPLPVSLSLKKYIKDKLFNNVDSNGGVSSDSSLSSVPDEEACELPFHVDDEEILRANDDVKDQEDIYVSEVAKETKTGQKATSALSLRYKTKSTDTFQSSASTSKTAEELRRDNGQESYQGQSATLSSTFEASPLPVWRCPDFPWCDPDCIALMLPVFLNRLGDQSFATDADKGAIIYRKMMCLLLHAFRDCEETDCPIDKALAEGRLWSH; this comes from the exons ATGGAGCCGCCACACGTGGGTAGAAAGGTTGGGGAACTTGCGGTCGCTGTGTTGGAAGGTTCCCAGTCTCTTATCGCCCTGAAAGTTCCCATCTCCACAACAGCGCCCGCAACTCCCTGGGAGGAGTCCTTCTCATCGAAACTCAGACTAAAAGGCTGGTCAGAGGATGGCTACGTGCGTCTCTTCGACATACAGAACCACTGTTTGGGTAACCCGATGTCACAGGATGTTGAATTGATAACTATAGACAG TATCCCTGACGACATGAGGAAGGAGGCAATGCAGGCTGACATCGAGGACAAGATGAGGACTATGTTTCTTGAGGAAGAAGGAGTTCACACGAGATCCAAGATTCGCCAACTTCAAAAATA tGACACTGTGGACGGAAGAACGGTGACTATTCTCAGTTGCTCCCACTTCAATCAAGAGAAGTTGATCGTCGTCTTTGAAGGGGACCAAGAAAATGTGCCACATGTCATTTCCAAG GATTTCTTGAATCTCCAAAAGAAAGGAATAAAGCTACAGAGCGATGCCGAGATAGATACAATGATCGAAGCCGTGGGGAAACTATTGCAAGGTCTTCCCGGTACAAAC CTGCAACCGCTTCCTGTGTCACTGTCGCTCAAGAAGTATATCAAGGACAAACTTTTCAACAATGTTGACAGCAAC GGTGGCGTGTCTTCCGACAGCTCTCTCAGCTCAGTTCCAGATGAGGAGGCCTGTGAGCTTCCCTTCCACGTGGATGATGAAGAGATCCTACGTGCCAATGATGATGTAAAG GACCAAGAGGATATTTACGTGTCGGAAGTTGCCAAAGAGACAAAAACTGGTCAGAAAGCAACATCAGCACTGTCCCTTAGATATAAG ACAAAGTCTACCGATACTTTCCAATCCTCGGCGTCGACGAGCAAAACTGCTGAAGAG cTACGCAGAGATAATGGACAAGAAAGTTACCAGGGACAATCTGCAACATTATCAAGCACCTTTGAGGCATCTCCACTTCCT GTTTGGCGATGCCCAGACTTCCCCTGGTGTGACCCGGACTGCATAGCCCTGATGCTGCCCGTGTTCCTGAACCGCCTTGGCGACCAGAGTTTTGCCACGGACGCAGACAAAGGCGCAATAATCTACAGGAAGATGATGTGCCTCTTGCTGCACGCCTTTAGAGACTGCGAAGAAACTGACTGTCCCATAGACAAGGCCTTAGCCGAAGGTAggttatggtctcattga